In Lolium rigidum isolate FL_2022 chromosome 7, APGP_CSIRO_Lrig_0.1, whole genome shotgun sequence, the DNA window gagaaggacacAGGCAGACGCAAGCTGATAGAATTAAACAAACAAAAGCAGCCGTAGAAAAAAAGCGTAGCCAAACCAAGAACCAAACCCCAAGAAGAGGacggcagcagcaccaccaccagcacCCATGCCGCGGTCGCCGTCaccgtcgccctcgccgtcgccggagaggacctACCCCGCGCGCAGGAGGGCAGGAGGCGTCCTGCCGTCGCGCTGCCGCTCGCCGTCCCCGCCGCCGCGGCGCTCGCtccggccgcgccgcgccgccgccgcgtcctcgcgcCCGCTAGTGGACGACTTCTTCCCCTTCCCTTCCTCgccctcctcgtcgccgccccgCCCGCAGCACCGGCGGGCGCCGTCGCCGGAGCCGTCCAGCTCCGATTCGGACGGCAGcgccgtcgccggctcctccgcctcggaccgccgccgccgcaagctCAAACTCGTCGTCAAGCTCTCCCAGCTTCCCCCggaccagcagcagcagcgccgggCCCCACCTCCGCCTCCCTTCTCGGACTCGTCCGACGGGGACGACCAGCCGCCTGCCGACCGCACCCGCGGCGAGGAGCAGGTCAAGCCGCCCAAGAAGCGCCGGATCGAGTCGCGCGACGACAGATCTCGCAACCACGAGGTGCCGGATTGCTCCTCCCTCCTCGCCTCTACTTCACTTCACAGCTCCTCCTAACGCGAGATCTGCTTCTTCTTGCAGGGAGCTGGGAGGAGCGACCCTGCCAGCGCGCCAAGGACGAAGCGCCTCCCGGTGCCAGGTTCGATTCATttttccttttgctccttttttcCTGATCTCTTTCTGTTCGGTGATGGGATTTTGACTTTTGAGAGGCCAAGCTGATTTTGCTTCTGTTTTTTTCTTTGCCCGATTTAGGGATGGCAAGGACGACGCCGCTGCCGGATCGGCAGACGCTGGATATGATCCTCGACAAGCTGCAAAAGTGCGTGTCTCACGACCTCTACATGCTTATTATGCCAACTGGGATTTCGTTCATGGTTTCATGCTGCTGCTGTTTGATCCTGCAGGAAGGATACGTACGGCGTGTTTGCTGAGCCGGTGGATCTCGAGGAGGTCAGGACATTGTTTTTATGCGTTATTCTCACTTGTTCGACATGCTAATCTCTTTTGGGGGTGGCATTGAGTGCTGATGATGCCATGGTTGTTCTGATTGGTGCAGCTGCCCGACTACGGCGATGTGATCGAGCACCCAATGGACTTCGGTACCGTCAAGAGGAAGCTTGCCAGGAATGCGTATCGCTCATTCGAGCAATTCGAGGTTAGTCTTTTCATTTTGTCGTATACGTAGCTACCGAACTAAAGCGCGCGCTGCGATTGGAGAGCTGCCGTTTGTTGGTTTGTTGCTTAAATGGATGTTGTAGTTGGGAATGGTTGGCCATTCAGTTCATACTATATTTGTCTGGGAGTGAATTTAACCTAATAGGATCCGTCCAATGCTAGAAGCAACATTTGACGCGTGTTCTCCTTGCCTTAAACGTcgacttttttttcttcttcctgaAACAAGTGCCCAACAAATGCAGCAACGTCCGTTATCCAGTTTTTGACATGTTCACAGTTACATTTCTATAATTCGTTCATTCTGTTAGCTTGTAATTTCTGGACACAAGGAAGGTTTGCTTCAGGAATTAGGATTAGGCTGTTGTCAATTCCTCCGTTATAGACCTGAGCTCAAGTTTATAGTAGTGATCCTAACCTAAAGGAAAAAAATTGCCAGTTTTCTAATCAAATTTCTATTCGTTGCTCTGGTTTTAAGTTCTCTAGGTTTATCCCATTTTTTGTGTATACCAACAATAATATTCGAACAATTGGTGATAATAAATTGCAGGATGATGTCTTCTTAATTTGCAGCAACGCCATGCTGTACAATGCGCCTGATACAGTTTACTTCAGACAGGTATGTGAGCAGCCTTTCTGAAAAGATGATGCACTCCCAAAGCCATTGTTTATCAATTCTCattccatgtttcttcccatgccTACACACGCAGGCCCATTCCATACAAGAGCTGGCAAGAAAGAAGTTTCAAGAACTGAGAGATGAAGGCATACCTACAGAAAACCAAGTAAAGAGTGAACAGAAAGTTAAACCTATTCCTTGCAATAGAGGACCAGTTAAAAAGCCTGTATTGACATATTCGGATGATGATCTAGACTTCTTGATCCGCAAAGAGCAAATCAAGAGACCAATTGCCAAAATTTCAGGAGATGATATGAGCTTCAAAGATCAAGTCAAGAAACCCGTCTCTAGGAATTCAGAGAACTTAAGTTCGTTCCACAAAGAGCGAGTTGCCAAACCGATATTCAGAAATTCAGAGAATGATTTGAGTTCCTCATTCCAAAAAGAGCATGTTAAGAAACCCCTTTCCAGAAATTCAGAGGATGATCGAAGTTCTTCATTCCGACAAGTGAAAGTCAGGAAAGCCATTTCGAGAAATTCAGAGGATGATCGAAGTTCCTCACTCCACCATGTGCGAGTTAAGAAAGACATTTCAAGAAGTTCAGAAAATGAACGAAGCTCCTCTTTGCCCATACAGAAAGTCAAGAAACCCACGCCCCGGATTTCAAAAGATGACTTATCGTCCCGGAAGACACTCATTAGGAAGCCAGTGTGCAGAAAGGGAGAAGAGCCAGATTGCTCATCCCGCACAGATGCATTTGAGAACCCTGTTTGCAAGAAGGGAGAAGATCTAAGCTTATCCCCAGAAAAGCTTGTTGAGGAGCCCATTTGCAGATCCGGAGATGACTTGGGCAACTCAAGCCAAAAAGAGTCGCCTAGGCAGCCTATTTGCAAAGATGAGCAAGCTGATCTAGGTTACTCCTGCGATGAAGAGATCGTTAAGAAGCCAGACTGCATGGATAGCCAAGATGCACTGGGTTCAAATGTCTCTCCTGAAACCATTGTTTCTGCCGGAAATGGCTCTGATGGTTTAAGCGTATCACAGGCTAATGGTGCTGAGCCCCTAGAATGTGCCTTAGCTAATGGGTCTTCGGACAAAGATATCAGTTCTCCGGTAGACGAGGTCAGATCTGAGAAGACTGACGATGTTTCAGGTACCATTTTTCACTCAGCTCTACTGTAGTTGATCCATCAGTTCTAAACAGCCACATTATCTGCTATATAATTGGGAGGTTGTCCCTTACAATCTTCAACTTAGAAAGAAGCATGATCTATGTGTGGGGTTGGTGTGAGTCATTCAGGTGTTGCATTGGTAGTTAAAATTCTTTATGATTACCAATATATTTTGCTAAGCTTTTATTGAGATGCATATTTTGCAGTCCCATTTCATCTGGAGGAACTTCGTTTGATTACTCCTACATAACTAAGTGCTTATATTAACCCAACTTCATAAAAAACTCTCCAGCATTTATTGAGATGCATATTTTGCAGTCCCATTTCATCTGGAGGAACTTCGTTCGATTACTCCTACATAACTAAGTGCTTATATTAACCCAACTTCATAAAAAACTCTCCAGCATTCTTATTCTTTCCTTCATTTTCAGCCAGAGATCATTCAGCAAAGATTAGCCTCAAGTCGTTTGTGGTTGATGAGACTAGACGAAAAACTTACCATGCACTTGAAGACCAGCGTTCATCGGATTCTGACCCAACTTTTGATGTCTTCTGCGCGGAGCCAAAAGAGCTGATAAGTGTATGTTAACACATCTGGTTAAACCCAATCATAACTTTATACTTGGATCAGTTCGTTTTGCTGGTTAGTTCTCATGGTGAGATGTGTCCTTGCAGGTTGGCCTTCATTCTGAGCATTCGTACGCAAGAAGTTTGGCCCGTTTTGCTGGTTCACTTGGTGCCCGAGGCTGGAAAATAGCTTCTGAGCGCATTCAGCAGACATTGCCTGC includes these proteins:
- the LOC124679262 gene encoding uncharacterized protein LOC124679262 gives rise to the protein MARTTPLPDRQTLDMILDKLQKKDTYGVFAEPVDLEELPDYGDVIEHPMDFGTVKRKLARNAYRSFEQFEDDVFLICSNAMLYNAPDTVYFRQAHSIQELARKKFQELRDEGIPTENQVKSEQKVKPIPCNRGPVKKPVLTYSDDDLDFLIRKEQIKRPIAKISGDDMSFKDQVKKPVSRNSENLSSFHKERVAKPIFRNSENDLSSSFQKEHVKKPLSRNSEDDRSSSFRQVKVRKAISRNSEDDRSSSLHHVRVKKDISRSSENERSSSLPIQKVKKPTPRISKDDLSSRKTLIRKPVCRKGEEPDCSSRTDAFENPVCKKGEDLSLSPEKLVEEPICRSGDDLGNSSQKESPRQPICKDEQADLGYSCDEEIVKKPDCMDSQDALGSNVSPETIVSAGNGSDGLSVSQANGAEPLECALANGSSDKDISSPVDEVRSEKTDDVSARDHSAKISLKSFVVDETRRKTYHALEDQRSSDSDPTFDVFCAEPKELISVGLHSEHSYARSLARFAGSLGARGWKIASERIQQTLPAEVRFGRGWVGEYEPPLTPILAVQDQLRSQVSSDVNIQRKTSFPRDNERLRPKESTNPKDMSLSLLNRITTVNNVIGVSGSLESPEYKPRLLDVTTEPQQRNTDASTLHEKHRASRNVVKTKRPTGEQVRKGRHSSNARPPEVQPQRSECSKGASSSVLDMPAVNKMAGQPAPFFQPAEAVRIQQMKKSDLSKSARPLEMAPQRLECPKSATSGVHDMLSQNNSNGHPKPFFQSQEAAAPQPKSEATWVYHGRPGDAKFGTSEKSRPMNNIGFITKNPVNGNGFAMNASAQNSIIDHAKSMGAMPGQVNVPNRGFDPSRSVFSAFPPAARESQSIPSAPVAQSWISFGASSESKPTIVSPNFHDSSSGWKMPFANLRTSDEPKISAAPQFFRQPVQVSREIPGQNKGLVIFPQLVQTDFSRSQGQPQWQGLVPHMQQKPNMDMLRPDLNIGFSSPGSPPARQSTGINLEAQQPDLALQL